Proteins from one Catenuloplanes atrovinosus genomic window:
- a CDS encoding M15 family metallopeptidase, protein MVRHLTAAVAAMAMFAIPAPAPARFVDLAAVDATILTEMRYHSAHNFVGRRIKGYREPLCILTRPAARALKNAQAALRPRGLSLKVYDCYRPRRAVADFAAWAEDRSDQRMKAEFYPRTDKGSLFDAGYLARRSGHSRGSTVDLTIVRLPAARQPAYRPGQPLTACYAPVSRRFRDNGVDMGTGYDCFDPLAHTLDPRVTGVPRANRILLRDTMAAAGFTGYSKEWWHFTLAGEPYPDTYFDFPVARGSLP, encoded by the coding sequence GTGGTACGGCACCTGACGGCCGCGGTCGCGGCCATGGCGATGTTCGCGATCCCGGCACCCGCGCCCGCGCGGTTCGTGGACCTCGCGGCGGTGGACGCGACGATCCTGACCGAGATGCGCTATCACTCGGCGCACAACTTCGTCGGGCGGCGGATCAAGGGTTATCGGGAGCCGCTCTGCATCCTGACCAGGCCGGCCGCCCGGGCGTTGAAGAACGCGCAGGCGGCGCTGCGGCCACGCGGGCTGTCGCTCAAGGTGTACGACTGCTACCGGCCGCGGCGGGCGGTCGCGGACTTCGCCGCCTGGGCGGAGGACCGCTCGGACCAGCGCATGAAGGCGGAGTTCTACCCGCGTACCGACAAGGGATCGCTCTTCGACGCCGGATATCTGGCGCGCCGGTCCGGGCACAGCCGCGGCAGCACGGTGGACCTGACGATCGTTCGCCTGCCGGCCGCGCGCCAGCCCGCGTACCGTCCGGGGCAGCCGCTCACGGCCTGCTACGCGCCCGTGTCCCGCCGGTTCAGGGACAACGGCGTCGACATGGGCACGGGCTACGACTGCTTCGACCCGCTGGCGCACACGCTCGATCCGCGCGTCACCGGCGTGCCGCGCGCGAACCGAATCCTGCTCCGGGACACCATGGCCGCGGCCGGGTTCACCGGCTACAGCAAGGAGTGGTGGCACTTCACGCTGGCCGGCGAGCCCTACCCGGACACGTACTTCGACTTCCCGGTCGCGCGCGGCTCACTGCCCTGA
- a CDS encoding putative bifunctional diguanylate cyclase/phosphodiesterase, which produces MGGRRVVVSAPVVLSVAIVAAQVVALVLPETRSAIFGLSLLTADGLGVVYSLRAARHRARVTWRLAAAGRALSLVTTISFAVDAAVGSIAVWWVGVVAGLGMFGCLAASVLSISVRRMEGRQRWAFAAETYAVFNGAFMLVWYFALHPTLHGGPNANWTMAVGYPLGNLLLGVAVCAVLLRGGVTRLGDPVTTLLGGVLFYAIADTLHASVGARGEHAPTSATVVVSLSLASLVMTVAAMRADAAGSAGSPPRPAPVQAPSWSAYLPFVSIAAGNTLMFGGTLRGTEFDLWGGLVLAQTGIIAALLVRQVISLRDSRELAVTDTLTGLANLAGLRAGLDRAAHRREGVAMLVVDLDDFKPVNDRYGHDTGNRVLIEVSRALRAHIRSADIAARVGGDEFVVVLTGVEDRSEATGVASRILAALTAAPVRVGADSIPVRASIGVAFMGPDEDSQELQHRADLAMYEAKRSGKHLVKLYEPSMVDRRARDGVLAELLGDALHAGELQVVYQPLVDLSDGRPVGVEALVRWHHRDLGPVSPMEFIPVAERTGMITTLGLWVLEEACRQVRAWQLRRPGCRIYASVNISPRQLQEPTLVGDVLAVLSRTGLPATDLVLEITESAIVDEHAAVPALADLRAHGVRIAIDDFGTGYSSLQYLTRLPVDVLKIDRSFVSQLDSTPEGAAVAEAVIRLGQVLGLRTIAEGIETPAQAAELQLLGCGHGQGYLFARPMPAADLDDMMGTAPIRG; this is translated from the coding sequence GTGGGCGGACGACGCGTGGTGGTGAGCGCGCCCGTCGTGCTGTCCGTCGCCATCGTCGCGGCGCAGGTCGTGGCGCTCGTCCTGCCCGAGACGCGCAGTGCGATCTTCGGCCTCTCCCTGCTGACCGCCGACGGCCTCGGCGTCGTCTACTCGCTGCGGGCGGCGCGGCACCGGGCCCGCGTCACCTGGCGGCTGGCGGCGGCCGGGCGCGCGCTCTCCCTCGTCACCACGATCTCCTTCGCCGTCGACGCGGCCGTCGGGAGCATCGCCGTCTGGTGGGTCGGGGTCGTCGCGGGGCTCGGGATGTTCGGCTGCCTCGCCGCGTCCGTGCTGTCCATATCCGTACGGCGGATGGAGGGGCGGCAGCGCTGGGCCTTCGCGGCCGAGACCTACGCGGTCTTCAACGGCGCGTTCATGCTGGTCTGGTACTTCGCGCTGCACCCGACGCTGCACGGCGGGCCGAACGCGAACTGGACGATGGCGGTCGGCTATCCGCTGGGGAACCTGCTGCTCGGCGTCGCGGTCTGCGCGGTGCTGCTGCGCGGCGGCGTCACCCGGCTCGGCGACCCGGTCACCACGCTGCTCGGCGGCGTGCTGTTCTACGCGATCGCGGACACGCTCCACGCGTCGGTGGGCGCGCGCGGCGAGCACGCGCCCACGTCCGCGACCGTCGTGGTCAGCCTGAGCCTGGCGTCGCTGGTGATGACGGTGGCGGCGATGCGCGCGGACGCGGCGGGCAGCGCCGGCAGCCCTCCACGCCCCGCGCCGGTGCAGGCGCCGTCCTGGTCCGCGTACCTGCCGTTCGTCAGCATCGCCGCCGGGAACACGCTGATGTTCGGCGGCACGCTGCGCGGAACCGAGTTCGACCTCTGGGGCGGGCTGGTGCTGGCCCAGACCGGCATCATCGCGGCGCTGCTGGTCCGGCAGGTGATCTCGCTGCGGGACAGCCGCGAACTGGCGGTGACCGACACGCTGACCGGACTGGCGAACCTCGCCGGGCTGCGCGCGGGCCTGGACCGGGCCGCCCACCGCCGCGAGGGCGTGGCGATGCTGGTGGTGGACCTGGACGACTTCAAGCCGGTGAACGACCGCTACGGCCACGACACCGGCAACCGGGTGCTGATCGAGGTGTCGCGGGCGCTGCGCGCGCACATCCGGTCGGCCGACATCGCGGCCCGGGTCGGCGGCGACGAGTTCGTGGTGGTGCTGACCGGCGTCGAGGACCGCTCCGAGGCGACCGGCGTGGCGTCGCGGATCCTGGCCGCGCTCACCGCCGCGCCGGTGCGGGTCGGCGCGGACAGCATCCCGGTGCGGGCCAGCATCGGCGTGGCGTTCATGGGCCCGGACGAGGATTCGCAGGAGCTGCAGCACCGCGCGGACCTGGCCATGTACGAGGCGAAGCGGTCCGGCAAGCATCTGGTGAAGCTCTACGAGCCGTCCATGGTCGACCGCCGCGCCCGGGACGGCGTGCTGGCCGAGCTGCTGGGCGACGCGCTGCACGCCGGTGAGCTGCAGGTGGTCTACCAGCCGCTGGTCGACCTCTCCGACGGCCGCCCGGTCGGCGTGGAGGCGCTGGTCCGCTGGCACCACCGCGACCTGGGCCCGGTCTCGCCGATGGAGTTCATCCCGGTCGCAGAGCGCACCGGGATGATCACCACGCTCGGCCTGTGGGTGCTGGAGGAGGCGTGCCGGCAGGTCCGCGCCTGGCAGTTGCGCCGCCCCGGCTGCCGGATCTACGCCAGCGTCAACATCTCCCCGCGCCAGCTGCAGGAGCCCACGCTGGTCGGCGACGTCCTCGCGGTGCTGTCCCGTACCGGGCTGCCCGCCACCGATCTGGTCCTGGAGATCACCGAGTCCGCGATCGTCGACGAGCACGCCGCCGTGCCCGCGCTGGCCGACCTCCGCGCGCACGGCGTCCGCATCGCGATCGACGACTTCGGCACCGGCTACTCGTCCCTCCAGTACCTCACCCGTCTACCGGTCGACGTCCTCAAAATTGATCGAAGCTTCGTCTCCCAGCTCGACAGCACTCCCGAGGGCGCCGCCGTCGCCGAGGCCGTGATCCGTCTCGGCCAGGTCCTCGGCCTCCGCACCATCGCCGAGGGCATCGAGACCCCCGCGCAGGCCGCCGAGCTGCAACTCCTCGGCTGCGGCCACGGCCAGGGCTACCTCTTCGCCCGCCCGATGCCCGCCGCCGACCTCGACGACATGATGGGCACCGCGCCGATCCGCGGCTGA
- a CDS encoding proprotein convertase P-domain-containing protein, whose product MARTLRLAAAPGRSGRSVTRTRIAAIATAAAALAAGLLTVVVAAPAQAAAVSQPLRTMIANLPVATEVRTGYDRDLFNHWIDADGDGCNTRYEVLIAEASTAPSVGSGCTLSGGRWNSYFDGATWTDPADLDIDHLVPLAESWDSGARSWTSAQRQSFANDLGDARALAAVTDDVNQSKGDRDPAEWMPSVTGVHCRYITEWTAVKTRWGLTVDTAEKNALTSYAASCTNSTITVDPVIGATPTRTATPSPTSTGGACTGTNGTDVTIPDAGSPVTSTITISGCARPTAASTSTVHVNIVHPFRGDVSIYLYAPDNTYYVLKSASTSDGAANVNTSYTANLSSETANGAWRLSVKDNASGDTGYLNTWTLTV is encoded by the coding sequence ATGGCCCGCACCCTCCGCCTCGCCGCCGCACCCGGCCGGTCCGGCCGTTCCGTCACCCGGACCCGGATCGCCGCGATCGCCACCGCCGCCGCCGCGCTCGCCGCCGGACTGCTCACCGTCGTCGTCGCCGCGCCCGCACAGGCCGCCGCCGTCTCGCAGCCGCTGCGCACGATGATCGCCAACCTGCCGGTCGCCACCGAGGTTCGCACCGGCTACGACCGGGACCTGTTCAACCACTGGATCGACGCGGACGGCGACGGCTGCAACACCCGCTACGAGGTGCTGATCGCCGAGGCCAGCACCGCGCCGTCGGTCGGCTCCGGCTGCACGCTCAGCGGCGGACGCTGGAACTCCTACTTCGACGGCGCCACCTGGACCGACCCGGCCGACCTGGACATCGACCACCTGGTGCCGCTGGCCGAGTCCTGGGACTCCGGCGCCCGCTCCTGGACCTCCGCGCAGCGCCAGTCCTTCGCCAACGACCTCGGCGACGCGCGCGCCCTCGCCGCCGTCACCGACGACGTCAACCAGTCCAAGGGCGACCGCGACCCCGCCGAGTGGATGCCGTCCGTCACCGGCGTGCACTGCCGCTACATCACCGAGTGGACCGCCGTGAAGACCCGCTGGGGCCTGACCGTCGACACCGCCGAGAAGAACGCGCTCACCTCGTACGCGGCCTCCTGCACCAACAGCACGATCACGGTCGACCCGGTCATCGGCGCCACCCCCACCCGCACCGCCACCCCGTCCCCCACCTCGACCGGCGGCGCCTGCACCGGCACCAACGGCACCGATGTCACCATCCCGGACGCCGGCTCGCCGGTGACCAGCACCATCACCATCTCCGGCTGCGCCCGTCCGACCGCCGCCAGCACCTCCACCGTCCACGTCAACATCGTTCACCCGTTCCGCGGCGACGTCTCCATCTACCTCTACGCCCCGGACAACACGTACTACGTCCTCAAGTCCGCGTCCACATCGGACGGCGCGGCCAACGTGAACACGAGCTACACCGCCAACCTGTCCAGCGAGACCGCCAACGGCGCCTGGCGCCTCTCCGTCAAGGACAACGCCTCCGGCGACACCGGCTACCTCAACACCTGGACGCTGACGGTCTGA
- a CDS encoding FAD-binding oxidoreductase has product MRIPTSRRTVLGAGAAAGAAVLLAPGAAEAGTRAGAPAGRVLRPGDTGYDAEVSPFNLNQIPRPGVVFAAAGADDVRAAVRYAAVRRAPVGVLATGHQPSVPIGPDAVLVSTRAMRGVTIDPRRRVARVQAGALWSDVVDRALEHGLAPLNGSTPTVGVVGYTLGGGLSPTLGRKHGYAADHVRAIDLVSADGRLRTVTARSDAELFFGLRGGKSNFGLVTALEFGLFPVPTMYGGAIMVDGRDAARLLHAYRAWVRRVPDAMSSSVALLRLPDVPQVPAPLRGKLVASLRIAYAGRADTGEALVRPLRAVATPLSDTVAEMPYAAYPAIHSDPTTPTSAYERTGLLRTLDADAVDALIAAVGPDARTPIAAVEIRHLGGALARQPRYPSAISHRDAAFTLFVAGIGGPAEAPVIRRAAADVIRRMRPWSTGGMYLNFMNTDDVSADSVRAAYRPDVHRRLVALKRRVDPHNTFRLNHNIAPR; this is encoded by the coding sequence ATGCGGATTCCGACCAGCCGCCGCACCGTGCTGGGCGCCGGCGCGGCGGCCGGCGCGGCCGTCCTGCTCGCGCCGGGCGCGGCCGAGGCGGGCACGCGCGCCGGCGCACCGGCCGGGCGGGTGCTGCGGCCCGGCGACACCGGCTACGACGCCGAGGTCAGCCCGTTCAACCTGAACCAGATCCCGCGTCCCGGCGTGGTCTTCGCGGCCGCGGGCGCGGACGACGTGCGGGCCGCGGTCCGGTACGCGGCCGTCCGCCGCGCCCCGGTGGGCGTGCTCGCCACCGGGCATCAGCCGTCCGTGCCGATCGGGCCGGACGCGGTGCTGGTCAGCACGCGGGCGATGCGCGGCGTGACGATCGACCCGCGGCGCCGGGTCGCGCGCGTCCAGGCCGGCGCGCTCTGGTCCGATGTGGTCGACCGGGCGCTGGAGCACGGACTGGCGCCGCTGAACGGGTCCACGCCGACGGTCGGCGTGGTCGGGTACACGCTCGGCGGCGGGCTCAGCCCGACGCTGGGCCGCAAGCACGGGTACGCCGCCGACCACGTGCGCGCGATCGACCTGGTCAGCGCGGACGGCCGGCTGCGGACCGTGACCGCGCGGAGCGACGCGGAGCTGTTCTTCGGCCTGCGCGGTGGCAAGAGCAACTTCGGCCTCGTGACCGCGCTGGAGTTCGGCCTGTTCCCGGTGCCCACGATGTACGGCGGCGCGATCATGGTGGACGGGCGGGACGCGGCGCGGCTGCTGCACGCGTACCGGGCGTGGGTCAGGCGGGTGCCGGACGCGATGTCGTCGTCGGTGGCGCTGCTGCGGCTGCCGGACGTGCCCCAGGTGCCGGCGCCGCTGCGCGGCAAGCTGGTGGCCAGCCTGCGGATCGCCTACGCCGGCCGGGCGGACACCGGCGAGGCGCTGGTCCGGCCGCTGCGCGCGGTCGCCACGCCGCTGTCGGACACGGTCGCGGAGATGCCGTACGCCGCGTACCCGGCCATCCACTCGGACCCGACCACGCCGACGTCCGCGTACGAGCGCACCGGCCTGCTCCGCACGCTGGACGCGGACGCGGTCGACGCGCTGATCGCGGCCGTCGGCCCGGACGCGCGCACCCCGATCGCCGCGGTGGAGATCCGGCATCTGGGCGGCGCGCTGGCCCGGCAGCCCCGCTACCCGAGCGCGATCTCGCACCGGGACGCCGCGTTCACACTGTTCGTCGCGGGCATCGGCGGCCCGGCGGAGGCGCCGGTCATCCGGCGGGCGGCCGCGGACGTCATCCGGCGCATGCGGCCGTGGAGCACCGGCGGCATGTACCTGAACTTCATGAACACGGACGACGTGTCGGCCGACTCGGTGCGCGCTGCGTACCGGCCGGACGTCCACCGCCGGCTGGTGGCGCTGAAGCGCCGCGTCGACCCGCACAACACGTTCCGCCTGAACCACAACATCGCACCCCGCTGA
- a CDS encoding response regulator transcription factor, with amino-acid sequence MSGVPIRVVLVDDQDLIRRGLSRLLELEPDIAVTGEAASGPAALALPALADADVALVDARMPGMTGVELIARLAVAHPGVRALLLTTFDDDEFVFGSLRAGARGFLLKDASPETLVAAIRVAARGGTVIDAQVAGRVVARLDDDPPAPPPVPLSAREEEIARLVATGASNQEIARTLFLTEGTVKNHVSAALRKLGLRDRTQLALAFARRA; translated from the coding sequence GTGAGCGGCGTACCGATCCGGGTGGTGCTCGTGGACGACCAGGACCTGATCCGCCGCGGCCTGTCCCGGCTGCTGGAACTGGAACCGGACATCGCGGTGACCGGCGAGGCCGCGTCCGGGCCGGCGGCGCTGGCCCTGCCGGCGCTGGCCGACGCGGACGTGGCGCTGGTCGACGCGCGCATGCCCGGCATGACCGGCGTGGAGCTGATCGCCCGGCTCGCCGTGGCGCACCCGGGCGTGCGCGCGCTGCTGCTGACCACGTTCGACGACGACGAGTTCGTGTTCGGCAGCCTCCGGGCCGGCGCGCGCGGCTTCCTGCTCAAGGACGCGTCGCCGGAGACGCTGGTCGCCGCGATCCGCGTGGCCGCGCGCGGCGGCACGGTCATCGACGCCCAGGTCGCGGGCCGGGTCGTCGCCCGCCTGGACGACGACCCGCCCGCACCGCCGCCGGTGCCGCTCTCCGCGCGGGAGGAGGAGATCGCCCGCCTGGTCGCCACCGGGGCGTCCAATCAGGAGATCGCGCGCACGCTGTTCCTCACCGAGGGCACGGTCAAGAATCACGTCTCCGCCGCGCTGCGCAAACTCGGCCTGCGCGACCGCACCCAGCTCGCGCTCGCGTTCGCCCGCCGGGCGTGA
- a CDS encoding sensor histidine kinase produces MNRDRPRLIGVLFWGCIASVALLQAALWEVPAAVRALEIGLLALIALLWPALRWRRGTGRWPVTAAFTLLAVLAGAADGSSISLFLLLIALTNITLVFGPRAGALTTAVLAVAQFAAQLLAVHRSPAHAAYEAFAIALYGVFVMTLATAVTEARAARDGADRLHGELAEAHRQLRRYAERTHELAVAEERVRMARELHDSVGHHLTVVKVGLENAERWRDREPDSAWQDVRQAKTLTGDALQEIRRVVRALRPPQLDGRRGSDALRELARSFQGTGLDVDVAVDGEERPLDPGRETVLFRALQETLTNALRHSGGTRVAVRLGFAPGGVHLRVTDDGRGSGGAPPGFGLTSLAGRARDAGGSLTTCDAPGGGFEVRVDLPEPAGARPRHDEAGRPA; encoded by the coding sequence GTGAACAGGGACCGGCCGCGCCTGATCGGCGTGCTCTTCTGGGGCTGTATCGCGTCGGTGGCGCTGTTGCAGGCCGCGCTCTGGGAGGTGCCCGCCGCCGTCCGCGCGCTGGAGATCGGGCTGCTGGCGCTGATCGCGCTGCTCTGGCCCGCGCTGCGGTGGCGGCGCGGCACCGGCCGGTGGCCGGTCACCGCCGCGTTCACGCTGCTCGCGGTGCTGGCCGGCGCGGCCGACGGCTCCAGCATCAGCCTGTTCCTGCTCCTGATCGCGCTGACCAACATCACGCTCGTGTTCGGCCCGCGCGCCGGCGCGCTCACCACGGCGGTGCTCGCGGTCGCCCAGTTCGCCGCGCAGCTGCTGGCGGTGCACAGGTCACCCGCGCACGCCGCGTACGAGGCGTTCGCGATCGCGCTGTACGGCGTGTTCGTGATGACGCTGGCCACCGCCGTGACCGAGGCCCGGGCCGCGCGCGACGGTGCCGACCGGCTGCACGGCGAACTGGCCGAGGCCCACCGGCAACTGCGCCGGTACGCCGAGCGCACGCACGAACTGGCCGTGGCCGAGGAACGGGTACGCATGGCCCGCGAGCTGCACGACTCCGTCGGCCACCACCTGACCGTGGTCAAGGTCGGCCTGGAGAACGCGGAACGGTGGCGCGACCGCGAGCCGGACTCGGCGTGGCAGGACGTCCGCCAGGCCAAGACGCTCACCGGCGACGCGCTCCAGGAGATCCGCCGGGTCGTCCGCGCACTGCGCCCGCCGCAGCTCGACGGCCGCCGGGGCAGTGACGCGCTCCGCGAGCTGGCCCGCTCGTTCCAGGGCACCGGCCTGGACGTGGACGTGGCGGTCGACGGCGAGGAGCGCCCGCTCGACCCGGGCCGGGAGACCGTGTTGTTCCGCGCGCTTCAGGAGACGCTGACGAACGCGCTGCGCCACTCCGGCGGCACCCGCGTCGCGGTCCGCCTCGGCTTCGCGCCCGGCGGCGTGCACCTGCGCGTGACCGACGACGGTCGCGGCTCCGGCGGCGCGCCGCCCGGCTTCGGACTGACCTCGCTGGCCGGCCGCGCCCGCGACGCCGGCGGCTCCCTGACCACCTGCGACGCACCGGGCGGCGGGTTCGAGGTCCGCGTCGACCTTCCGGAGCCGGCCGGTGCCCGCCCGCGGCACGACGAGGCGGGGCGGCCGGCGTGA
- a CDS encoding CPBP family intramembrane glutamic endopeptidase has translation MTEIVPRVPLPVRAVLTLAALFVAAFSGYLAMVLPAGTGRTVVSHLCATVIGLGLAIALVRGVDRRPVAALGLGRPAPGASLAALAAIGACTAAATGLAAALGLTTPAPEVPDVPMWTLLAGVLTMLTRAFLLQGFPEEVLFRGYLVQSALGRLPLWGVTALSVLVFGLPHLLSGSGAQSFGQQVLFLLLPIGFALLATAFRLRSGSVWPAVAVHGGFHVSWWAAGLFVTPRPEAYGAFLAVAGAVFLVVGLAAAVWAVRRTRAASPGSVRPGFGGFARP, from the coding sequence ATGACTGAGATCGTTCCGCGCGTTCCGCTACCGGTTCGCGCCGTCCTCACGCTGGCCGCGCTGTTCGTGGCCGCGTTCTCCGGCTACCTCGCGATGGTGCTGCCGGCCGGCACCGGCCGGACCGTGGTGAGCCACCTGTGCGCCACCGTGATCGGGCTGGGGCTGGCGATCGCCCTGGTCCGCGGCGTGGACCGGCGGCCGGTGGCCGCGCTCGGGCTCGGGCGGCCCGCGCCGGGCGCGAGCCTCGCCGCGCTGGCCGCGATCGGCGCGTGCACCGCGGCCGCGACCGGGCTGGCCGCCGCGCTCGGGCTCACCACGCCGGCCCCTGAGGTGCCGGACGTGCCGATGTGGACGCTCCTGGCGGGCGTACTGACGATGCTGACCCGGGCGTTCCTGTTGCAGGGCTTCCCGGAGGAGGTGCTGTTCCGCGGCTACCTGGTGCAGTCCGCGCTCGGCCGGCTGCCGCTGTGGGGCGTGACCGCGCTGTCCGTGCTGGTGTTCGGCCTGCCGCACCTGCTCTCCGGCTCCGGTGCGCAGTCGTTCGGGCAGCAGGTGCTGTTCCTGCTGCTGCCGATCGGGTTCGCGCTGCTGGCCACCGCGTTCCGGCTGCGGAGCGGGTCGGTCTGGCCGGCGGTGGCGGTGCACGGCGGGTTCCACGTGAGCTGGTGGGCGGCCGGGCTGTTCGTGACGCCGCGGCCGGAGGCGTACGGCGCGTTCCTCGCGGTCGCGGGCGCGGTGTTCCTGGTGGTGGGCCTGGCCGCGGCGGTCTGGGCGGTCAGGCGAACGCGCGCAGCTTCTCCGGGTTCCGTACGGCCAGGATTCGGTGGATTCGCGCGTCCGTGA
- the sigJ gene encoding RNA polymerase sigma factor SigJ — protein MPPDPLTAFLGTRDRLFGIGYRMLGSAAEAEDLVQETWVRWQRTDHRTVRDPVGFLVTTITRLAINEVTSARARRETYPGPWLPEPVATGADPALGAERAEALDLAVLMLLERLGARERAAYVLREAFDYPYRRIAEILEVTEANARQLVTRARAHLTAHRRTPADPATHRRLLEAFLAAARDGDVHGLESLLAADADFHSDGGGRVSAALRPVNRRLPDFLAGIAHKLATGGATTWSIVTANGAPAILVTAPAGPRVLITVEVTDARIHRILAVRNPEKLRAFA, from the coding sequence GTGCCGCCCGACCCGCTGACCGCGTTCCTCGGCACGCGTGACCGGCTGTTCGGCATCGGCTACCGCATGCTCGGCAGCGCGGCGGAGGCGGAGGACCTGGTCCAGGAGACCTGGGTGCGCTGGCAGCGGACCGACCATCGGACGGTGCGGGACCCGGTCGGCTTCCTCGTCACCACGATCACCCGGCTGGCCATCAACGAGGTCACGTCCGCCCGCGCGCGCCGGGAGACCTACCCCGGGCCGTGGCTGCCGGAGCCGGTCGCGACCGGCGCCGACCCCGCGCTCGGCGCCGAACGCGCGGAGGCGCTCGACCTGGCCGTGCTGATGCTGCTGGAGCGGCTCGGCGCCCGCGAGCGCGCCGCCTACGTGCTGCGCGAGGCGTTCGACTACCCGTACCGCCGGATCGCCGAGATCCTCGAGGTGACCGAGGCGAACGCGCGGCAGCTCGTCACCCGCGCCCGGGCCCACCTGACCGCTCACCGCCGCACGCCGGCCGACCCGGCCACCCACCGCCGGCTGCTGGAGGCGTTCCTGGCCGCCGCGCGCGACGGCGACGTGCACGGCCTGGAGTCCCTGCTCGCCGCCGACGCCGACTTCCACTCCGACGGCGGCGGCCGGGTCAGCGCCGCGCTCCGCCCGGTCAACCGCCGCCTGCCCGACTTCCTGGCCGGCATCGCCCACAAGCTGGCCACCGGCGGCGCGACCACCTGGTCGATCGTCACCGCCAACGGCGCACCGGCGATCCTGGTCACCGCGCCGGCCGGCCCGCGCGTGCTGATCACGGTCGAGGTCACGGACGCGCGAATCCACCGAATCCTGGCCGTACGGAACCCGGAGAAGCTGCGCGCGTTCGCCTGA
- a CDS encoding SDR family oxidoreductase, producing the protein MRIVVIGGTGVIGAKVVTRLRAEGHGAVAASPGTGVDSITGAGLDDALTGADAVVDVTNSPAWGDEEARRFFTTSTRNLLDAARRAGVRHHVALTIVGAERLPGSGYLRAKVAQEELIKEGGVPYTIVRATQFFEFIAGIAQSSTVGTEVRIPPARFQPVAADDVAAVLVEVATGPATNQTVQVAGPEVFGFPEIVARELGDDPRTVVADPDAGYFGAELPDDGLIPVPGTARLGATDYATWAAKR; encoded by the coding sequence GTGAGGATCGTAGTGATCGGCGGCACCGGGGTGATCGGCGCGAAGGTCGTGACGCGGCTGCGCGCCGAGGGGCACGGGGCGGTCGCGGCGTCGCCGGGCACCGGCGTGGACAGCATCACCGGCGCGGGCCTGGACGACGCGCTGACCGGCGCGGACGCGGTGGTGGACGTCACCAACTCGCCGGCCTGGGGCGACGAGGAGGCGCGGCGTTTCTTCACCACCTCCACCCGGAACCTGCTGGACGCGGCGCGGCGGGCGGGCGTGCGGCACCACGTGGCGCTCACCATCGTCGGCGCGGAACGGCTGCCCGGCTCCGGATACCTGCGGGCGAAGGTGGCGCAGGAGGAGCTGATCAAGGAGGGCGGTGTGCCGTACACCATCGTGCGGGCCACGCAGTTCTTCGAGTTCATCGCGGGCATCGCGCAGAGCTCCACGGTCGGCACCGAGGTGCGGATTCCGCCGGCGCGGTTCCAGCCGGTCGCGGCGGACGACGTGGCCGCCGTGCTGGTGGAGGTGGCGACGGGCCCGGCCACCAACCAGACCGTGCAGGTGGCCGGCCCGGAGGTGTTCGGTTTCCCGGAGATCGTGGCCCGTGAGCTGGGCGACGATCCGCGCACCGTGGTGGCGGACCCGGACGCCGGCTACTTCGGCGCCGAGCTGCCGGACGACGGGCTGATCCCGGTGCCGGGCACGGCCCGGCTGGGCGCGACCGACTACGCCACCTGGGCCGCGAAGCGCTGA